From Xyrauchen texanus isolate HMW12.3.18 chromosome 9, RBS_HiC_50CHRs, whole genome shotgun sequence, the proteins below share one genomic window:
- the LOC127649266 gene encoding transmembrane protein 275-like, which yields MVCSEQSSGMSVPKKETQSRKKRKSRPQGLPSPALCCACGLCIMLAGINITLVGAFAFSTLVPSSNPPIIIGPILLLVAFSFFGACCICSRLPPPQSSRRSKGGGGLGFMGRGAGGLGGGAAFEIETSEHTMQDTTAVQLSPTNSPCSSHASSPEREALANAANATVPAPEYVPPKACKLFTMESNGPNSALAAFSASTGGGGAVRLTLPSDCTAT from the coding sequence ATGGTTTGCAGTGAGCAGAGTTCTGGCATGTCAGTGCCCAAAAAGGAGACCCAGAGCCGAAAGAAGAGGAAATCCCGTCCTCAGGGTCTTCCCTCTCCAGCCTTGTGCTGTGCATGTGGATTGTGCATTATGTTGGCAGGCATCAACATCACCTTGGTGGGCGCCTTTGCCTTTAGCACTCTTGTGCCCTCCAGCAATCCTCCAATCATCATCGGACCTATACTTCTACTGGTGGCATTCTCCTTCTTCGGGGCTTGTTGCATCTGCAGTCGGTTGCCTCCTCCTCAAAGCTCTCGCCGGTCCAAGGGAGGTGGTGGTTTGGGCTTCATGGGTCGAGGGGCAGGTGGGTTGGGTGGAGGTGCAGCATTTGAGATCGAAACCAGTGAGCACACGATGCAGGACACCACAGCCGTGCAGCTCAGTCCCACCAACTCACCCTGCTCCTCTCACGCGTCCAGTCCAGAGAGAGAGGCTCTGGCCAATGCCGCCAATGCGACCGTTCCTGCCCCGGAATATGTCCCTCCAAAAGCCTGCAAGCTCTTCACCATGGAGTCAAATGGACCCAATTCTGCTTTGGCAGCATTTTCGGCTTCTACAGGGGGTGGTGGGGCGGTCCGACTCACTTTGCCCTCAGACTGCACCGCCACGTAA